One genomic segment of Vibrio penaeicida includes these proteins:
- a CDS encoding MFS transporter, whose product MPIALLALTLSAFAIGTTEFVIVGLIPTMAADLQVSLPSAGLLVSLYALGVAIGAPVLTALTGKWNRKHVLLFVMSLFVVGNLVAWQAPNYDTLIVARILTGLAHGVFFSIGSTIATGLVPKEKAASAIAIMFTGLTVALVTGVPLGTYIGQTFGWQATFLTVAVLGLIALIFSLLLVPNNLKQPPATKLSSQLRVLTHPRLLLVYAITALGYGGTFTAFTFLAPILEQVSGFSSSAIGLIMLVYGVSVAVGNIWGGKMADKMGPIKALTIIFSGLATILVVFNFTAVNPIAATATILIWGAFAFGNVPGLQVYVVNLAEKHTPDAVDVASGLNIAAFNVGIALGAWGGGLIVAEAGLMHTPWVGAVIVVIAIALTRLSGKLDKNKKFELTKQAA is encoded by the coding sequence ATGCCTATAGCCCTTCTCGCATTAACGCTCAGCGCTTTTGCTATCGGGACCACCGAATTTGTCATTGTGGGGCTGATTCCCACAATGGCTGCCGATTTACAGGTGTCCTTACCCTCTGCTGGATTATTAGTTAGCCTATATGCGCTTGGCGTTGCGATCGGCGCGCCCGTTTTAACCGCACTTACTGGAAAATGGAATCGCAAACACGTGCTTCTTTTCGTGATGAGCTTGTTTGTGGTCGGAAACTTGGTGGCTTGGCAAGCGCCAAACTACGATACGTTGATCGTTGCTCGCATATTGACGGGGCTGGCTCATGGGGTATTTTTCTCGATAGGTTCAACCATTGCCACAGGGTTAGTGCCAAAAGAAAAGGCCGCCAGCGCGATAGCGATTATGTTTACAGGTTTAACCGTGGCTCTGGTAACAGGTGTACCTTTGGGCACCTATATTGGCCAAACTTTTGGCTGGCAAGCCACTTTCTTAACTGTCGCCGTACTTGGTCTAATTGCTTTGATTTTCAGTTTGCTCCTTGTACCAAACAATTTAAAGCAACCACCAGCCACCAAACTCTCTTCGCAACTTCGAGTGCTCACTCACCCTCGCTTATTACTTGTCTATGCCATAACTGCCTTGGGTTATGGCGGCACCTTTACCGCGTTCACTTTTCTAGCGCCTATTCTTGAGCAAGTCTCTGGGTTTAGCTCTAGCGCCATTGGTTTGATTATGTTGGTTTACGGCGTTTCAGTGGCTGTGGGGAATATTTGGGGCGGGAAAATGGCCGACAAAATGGGACCAATCAAAGCCCTCACCATTATCTTTTCTGGTCTTGCGACTATTTTAGTTGTCTTTAACTTTACGGCGGTTAACCCTATTGCAGCGACGGCAACGATTTTAATTTGGGGCGCATTTGCATTCGGGAACGTACCTGGGTTGCAAGTCTATGTGGTCAACTTGGCAGAAAAGCACACACCCGACGCGGTCGATGTCGCATCTGGCTTGAACATCGCTGCATTTAATGTCGGCATTGCTTTAGGCGCGTGGGGCGGCGGGCTTATTGTGGCAGAAGCGGGATTAATGCATACCCCTTGGGTGGGTGCCGTTATCGTTGTTATAGCCATTGCTCTCACTCGGCTCAGTGGAAAGCTCGACAAGAATAAAAAATTCGAGCTCACCAAGCAGGCAGCGTAG
- a CDS encoding LysR family transcriptional regulator — MLTRSDDLEMLLAVVDSGGFSAAAEALNIQVARVSRAVSKVERQLNVSIFNRTTRRVELTEEGRQFVDTVRLGLRQIQQAEEEVISRGDLPKGRLRVDAASPFVFHQLVPLVKPFNDAFPNIQLELTSNEGFVDLLEKKTDLAIRIGRLNDSTLHASPLGKSTLYMVASPAYLACRGIPQKTSDLSVHDTIGFSGARVLNQWPLKGFDVLEPKFVSSNGETVRQLALAGNGIACLSGFMVKKDIEEGRLIPLLETEKFPNADREQINAVYYRSSSVAKRISVFIDFIQPKLLL; from the coding sequence ATGTTAACCCGATCGGATGATTTAGAAATGTTATTGGCAGTGGTGGATTCAGGGGGATTTTCTGCTGCAGCCGAAGCATTAAACATACAAGTGGCACGAGTGTCGCGTGCGGTGAGTAAGGTTGAGCGTCAGCTCAACGTCTCCATTTTTAATCGAACGACACGTCGGGTAGAGCTTACAGAAGAAGGGCGTCAGTTTGTCGATACGGTTAGGCTAGGTTTAAGGCAAATCCAGCAAGCAGAAGAAGAAGTCATTTCCCGTGGCGACCTGCCTAAAGGTCGGTTGCGAGTGGACGCAGCAAGCCCATTTGTTTTTCATCAGTTAGTGCCATTAGTGAAGCCATTTAATGACGCGTTTCCTAACATCCAATTGGAATTGACGTCGAATGAAGGGTTTGTGGATTTATTAGAGAAGAAAACCGACTTGGCGATTCGAATTGGGAGACTGAACGACTCTACACTCCACGCCAGCCCCCTTGGTAAAAGCACGCTATACATGGTTGCTTCACCGGCTTATCTAGCGTGTCGTGGCATTCCTCAGAAAACCAGCGACCTCTCGGTGCATGACACCATCGGCTTCTCAGGGGCTAGAGTGTTGAACCAATGGCCGTTAAAAGGGTTTGATGTATTAGAGCCGAAATTTGTATCCAGTAATGGCGAGACCGTCCGTCAACTGGCATTAGCAGGTAATGGCATAGCGTGTTTGTCGGGCTTTATGGTGAAAAAAGACATCGAGGAAGGTCGGCTAATTCCATTACTTGAAACAGAAAAATTCCCAAATGCAGATAGGGAACAGATCAATGCGGTGTATTACCGATCGTCGTCCGTCGCTAAGCGTATTTCGGTATTCATAGATTTTATTCAGCCAAAATTGTTGTTGTAA
- a CDS encoding methyltransferase family protein: protein MKKLLPPYLFVLTVFAMGTICWYSNSPHLIAMPYSLLGLLFVAFGIALAGRSSALFRKVGTNIMTFDEPGKLVTTGAFKFTRNPMYLGFSIALFGFAVLFGAAISSFLLVVFYVVVSDRWYIAYEEREMIKKFGEEYSLYQNSVRRWI from the coding sequence ATGAAAAAGTTACTTCCCCCCTATTTATTTGTGCTGACGGTTTTTGCGATGGGCACCATTTGCTGGTACTCCAATTCACCTCATTTAATCGCTATGCCTTATTCACTTCTAGGTTTATTGTTTGTTGCTTTTGGTATTGCCCTCGCGGGTAGAAGTAGCGCTTTGTTTCGCAAAGTTGGAACCAACATAATGACGTTTGATGAACCGGGAAAGCTGGTAACAACGGGCGCATTCAAATTCACCCGAAACCCTATGTACCTTGGGTTCTCCATTGCGTTGTTTGGATTTGCTGTTTTATTCGGCGCAGCTATTTCATCGTTTTTGTTGGTTGTGTTCTATGTTGTCGTTTCGGATCGGTGGTATATCGCCTATGAAGAGCGAGAAATGATCAAGAAATTTGGTGAAGAATACAGCTTATATCAAAATTCTGTTAGGCGTTGGATCTAA
- a CDS encoding helix-turn-helix transcriptional regulator produces MRRADRLLKMAHYLRSRHRAVTAQQIAEEFQICTRTVYRDIQDLVTSGAPIYGEAGVGYIIDKKYYLPPVTFDIDELEAIGLGISMVRQWTDDPFALKATSALEKIQAILPAQLQGEYQQITTYSMPSEAILPWSISFSDLRECIRENRKVDIHYCDDNKKTTSRTLRPLALIFFSPVWLLVSWCEKRKDFRHFRLDRIQSMVLSDEYFEDEEDKNLEAYKAQDEQCEGIG; encoded by the coding sequence ATGAGACGAGCAGATAGGCTACTAAAAATGGCTCATTATCTTAGAAGCCGCCATCGCGCCGTCACCGCACAGCAAATTGCCGAGGAATTTCAAATCTGTACTCGCACTGTTTACCGAGACATTCAAGATTTGGTTACATCGGGCGCACCTATTTATGGCGAAGCAGGCGTAGGCTACATCATCGACAAGAAATACTACCTTCCCCCTGTCACCTTTGATATTGATGAGCTAGAAGCAATCGGCCTTGGCATAAGCATGGTGCGGCAATGGACCGATGATCCCTTTGCTTTGAAAGCGACAAGCGCTCTTGAAAAAATTCAAGCGATCTTACCGGCCCAGCTTCAAGGTGAATATCAACAAATCACTACCTACTCCATGCCAAGTGAAGCGATTCTTCCGTGGAGCATCAGTTTCTCTGACTTACGAGAATGCATACGCGAAAATCGAAAAGTCGATATTCATTACTGTGACGATAACAAGAAAACGACTTCCCGAACGCTGCGCCCACTTGCACTGATATTTTTCAGCCCCGTTTGGCTGCTGGTTAGCTGGTGCGAAAAAAGGAAAGACTTCCGCCATTTTCGCCTCGATCGTATTCAATCGATGGTGTTAAGTGACGAGTATTTTGAAGATGAAGAGGATAAAAATCTTGAAGCGTATAAAGCCCAAGATGAACAATGTGAGGGGATAGGGTGA
- a CDS encoding LysE/ArgO family amino acid transporter codes for MLSTYIAGFSLSLSLILAIGSQNAFVIKQGIKKQHVFLVCLVCGTSDAILISMGVSGFGALVQEFPSIEQFARFGGAAFLLVYSFLSFKSAFKESHAMNLVGESESSWKKTVLICLAFTWLNPHVYLDTVVLLGSISTQYEATKFYFGLGAVSASFVFFFSLGYGARLLKPLFQKPSSWKILEFLVGVMMLFIAISLLLG; via the coding sequence ATGTTATCAACTTATATAGCCGGTTTTAGTCTTAGCCTTTCGCTTATTCTGGCTATTGGTTCGCAAAATGCGTTTGTGATTAAGCAAGGAATAAAGAAACAACATGTCTTTCTGGTGTGTTTGGTATGTGGCACATCCGATGCCATCCTGATTTCTATGGGAGTATCCGGCTTTGGTGCGCTGGTTCAGGAATTCCCCTCGATAGAGCAATTCGCCCGCTTCGGTGGGGCAGCGTTTTTGCTGGTGTATTCTTTTTTGAGTTTCAAATCGGCATTTAAAGAATCTCATGCCATGAACCTTGTAGGTGAATCCGAATCATCTTGGAAGAAAACGGTACTGATATGCCTAGCGTTTACGTGGCTCAACCCTCATGTTTATTTAGATACGGTGGTGCTACTCGGTTCCATATCTACTCAATATGAAGCCACCAAGTTTTACTTTGGACTCGGCGCTGTCAGTGCATCGTTTGTCTTCTTTTTTAGCCTAGGGTATGGCGCTAGGTTGCTTAAACCCTTGTTTCAAAAACCTTCTTCATGGAAAATACTGGAGTTTCTCGTCGGCGTTATGATGCTATTTATCGCGATAAGCTTATTGTTAGGCTAA
- a CDS encoding GNAT family N-acetyltransferase: protein MGINQIAQIHVDSWGVAFEGLMPQGYISGYNLDVRRKEWNSIIQTESECVIVAERDQQVVGFLSYYINPTHSDVIELSKLYLSPYLYRQGVGTQLMNAFNQVVKSEAIKTISLYVLDSNQSAMRFYQKLGFVETGEFEKTEYDGETIIDIRLMKMLTS from the coding sequence TTGGGTATAAACCAAATTGCCCAGATACATGTGGATTCTTGGGGCGTGGCGTTTGAAGGCTTAATGCCTCAAGGATACATATCAGGTTATAACCTAGATGTAAGAAGAAAAGAATGGAACAGCATCATTCAAACGGAAAGTGAATGCGTTATTGTTGCTGAGCGCGACCAGCAAGTGGTCGGCTTTTTATCCTACTACATCAATCCCACCCATTCGGACGTTATCGAATTAAGCAAGCTCTACCTTTCTCCTTATCTATACCGACAAGGCGTCGGAACACAGTTGATGAATGCGTTTAATCAAGTGGTAAAATCAGAGGCTATCAAAACGATCTCTCTTTACGTTCTAGACAGTAACCAATCGGCAATGAGGTTCTATCAAAAGCTTGGTTTTGTTGAGACTGGTGAATTCGAAAAAACGGAATACGACGGCGAAACCATCATTGATATTCGGCTTATGAAAATGTTAACGAGTTAA
- a CDS encoding carbohydrate ABC transporter permease: MNRLTNSTRRSLFSPRTTNTIMLALLVVFASVWLMPFLWMLSLSFQPNELLARETGNTLLGLIPVPFTSENYQSLFSYGQTPRWFLNSVIVSGSTTFLVLLLSSLAGYAFARIQFVGKKILYPIVLAGLVIPEQAIFIPLYTLFADLGWHNTYGALVLPRVALPIGVFMMTQFFKEVPNELTEAARLDGVGHIRCFIYIFMPLAKPVLTTLGIITFLYSWNDYLWPLVSTQRPDMFTITVGLASIQGNFAQSEGLGRLMASGVFASLPVIAAYLMFQKYIIQGFALGGEK; the protein is encoded by the coding sequence ATGAATAGACTAACAAATTCGACCCGACGCTCGCTGTTCTCGCCACGAACTACAAATACAATCATGTTGGCATTACTGGTTGTTTTTGCCTCGGTATGGTTAATGCCCTTTTTGTGGATGCTGTCTTTGTCGTTTCAACCAAACGAATTACTGGCAAGAGAGACAGGAAACACCTTGCTTGGCTTAATCCCTGTTCCTTTCACGAGTGAAAATTATCAATCCTTATTTTCGTATGGGCAAACGCCGAGGTGGTTCCTAAATAGCGTTATCGTCTCTGGAAGCACCACTTTCTTAGTGCTATTACTATCCAGTTTGGCGGGGTATGCCTTTGCTCGCATTCAGTTTGTGGGTAAAAAAATTCTCTACCCAATTGTGCTGGCAGGGCTGGTTATTCCAGAGCAAGCCATCTTTATACCGCTGTATACCTTATTTGCTGATTTGGGTTGGCACAACACATACGGAGCACTGGTATTGCCTCGCGTCGCGTTGCCCATTGGCGTGTTCATGATGACGCAATTTTTCAAAGAAGTACCGAATGAACTCACCGAAGCCGCACGGCTGGACGGTGTTGGTCATATACGATGCTTTATCTACATATTTATGCCGCTGGCAAAGCCTGTTCTCACTACGTTGGGCATCATCACTTTTCTGTATTCGTGGAACGATTATCTGTGGCCACTGGTTTCAACTCAGCGCCCCGATATGTTCACGATAACCGTTGGGTTGGCTTCGATTCAGGGCAACTTCGCACAGTCTGAAGGGCTAGGCCGGTTGATGGCATCTGGCGTTTTTGCGTCGTTGCCCGTTATTGCCGCCTATCTAATGTTTCAAAAGTACATTATTCAGGGCTTCGCTTTAGGCGGAGAGAAATAA
- a CDS encoding RidA family protein: MKRTAVNPWNWSLNLGYSQAEIIEGAGRQLNCAGQTAVDAEGAPQYIGDMRSQIALAMDNLEAVLKAADMGLANITQLRIYTTDVDEAMKHFDILGMRMGPVNAAPPMTLLGVTRLALPELLFEIEAIAAD, encoded by the coding sequence ATGAAAAGAACAGCCGTTAACCCATGGAATTGGTCTCTTAATCTTGGCTACAGCCAAGCTGAAATTATTGAAGGCGCGGGTCGTCAGCTAAATTGCGCAGGGCAAACAGCGGTGGATGCAGAAGGTGCGCCGCAATACATTGGGGACATGCGGAGCCAAATCGCATTGGCAATGGATAACCTTGAGGCGGTACTAAAAGCAGCAGATATGGGGCTCGCTAATATTACTCAATTGCGTATTTATACTACTGATGTGGATGAAGCGATGAAACACTTCGATATTCTCGGAATGCGAATGGGACCAGTCAACGCAGCCCCCCCGATGACGCTACTAGGGGTTACCCGGCTTGCACTACCTGAGTTGCTATTTGAAATAGAAGCAATAGCCGCAGATTGA
- a CDS encoding Gfo/Idh/MocA family protein, with protein sequence MNASNNKIKWGIAGLGNIATRFATALTQHCDNAELYAVAARDQNRAQGFGEKYGCDTFYGSYEALAKDPNVQAIYVATVHPYHQPLTELFLKHKKHVLVEKPAFTNVADWLAMSALAKQQGVLLLEAMKTVAFPAYQELKSYLVDNQIQLTSIEAGFGNEHDFDPDLFIFNHELAGGTTLDVGVYGLWLFCDLCDTLNVKVSTPAVKMSTSFTQSKVDEDALFQFDGAISGTISASIVKNLPREALLKGKGVTITIHDKWWNPSHISIETQNGSFAINHPIKGNGFEYEIEHFSQLLLDEKHLSAVLKPHVTEQVLSIMEHSLVDAGYAHLTQR encoded by the coding sequence ATGAACGCATCAAACAACAAGATAAAATGGGGCATCGCAGGGTTAGGAAACATCGCGACGCGCTTTGCTACCGCCTTAACACAACATTGCGACAATGCCGAGTTGTATGCAGTGGCAGCCAGAGACCAAAACCGAGCTCAAGGTTTTGGAGAGAAATATGGCTGCGATACCTTTTATGGCAGCTACGAAGCGTTAGCGAAAGATCCGAACGTACAAGCTATTTACGTGGCGACTGTCCATCCTTACCATCAACCTTTGACAGAATTGTTCCTTAAACATAAAAAACATGTCCTAGTGGAAAAGCCTGCTTTTACGAACGTGGCGGATTGGCTTGCCATGAGCGCATTAGCAAAACAACAAGGTGTTTTGCTATTAGAAGCCATGAAAACGGTGGCGTTTCCCGCATACCAAGAGTTGAAGAGCTACTTAGTAGATAACCAAATTCAACTGACTTCGATAGAAGCGGGCTTTGGTAATGAGCATGATTTCGACCCAGACCTGTTCATTTTCAATCACGAGCTGGCAGGCGGGACGACATTGGATGTAGGCGTTTACGGTTTATGGCTGTTCTGCGATTTGTGTGACACACTCAATGTTAAGGTTTCCACTCCAGCCGTTAAAATGTCGACCTCTTTTACACAGTCCAAAGTGGATGAAGATGCACTCTTCCAATTTGATGGAGCGATAAGCGGAACAATCTCTGCTTCCATCGTAAAAAACCTGCCTCGCGAGGCACTATTAAAAGGCAAGGGTGTGACCATTACCATTCATGATAAGTGGTGGAACCCCAGCCATATCAGCATCGAAACTCAAAATGGGTCATTTGCTATAAACCACCCGATTAAAGGGAATGGGTTTGAATACGAGATAGAACATTTTTCGCAGCTCCTGCTTGATGAAAAGCACCTATCTGCTGTTTTAAAACCTCACGTGACCGAGCAGGTATTGTCGATTATGGAGCACAGCTTAGTAGACGCGGGTTATGCACATTTAACGCAGAGATAA
- a CDS encoding Crp/Fnr family transcriptional regulator, producing the protein MSESSEQRLKHFLARVVPNIQYDTIDLQQFSFTEFQEKQSIFSVGDNVTEVHFLLKGVGRYYYLDLEGVERNKSLVKAGGAFTSISSLVANSPSPFYAETITPCSLASIPYSSLVSLSEKHPYWNAFVRKVYEQLVLKKERREAEFLLLDAKTRYQNFLSEFADESHLIPLRHVAMYLGITNVTLSRIRRELGLT; encoded by the coding sequence ATGAGCGAATCATCTGAACAGCGATTAAAACATTTCTTGGCTCGGGTCGTGCCGAATATTCAATACGACACCATTGATCTTCAGCAGTTTTCATTTACTGAATTCCAAGAGAAACAATCGATTTTTTCGGTGGGTGATAACGTTACAGAGGTGCATTTTTTACTTAAGGGTGTTGGCCGTTATTATTATCTCGATTTGGAAGGGGTGGAGCGAAACAAATCCTTAGTAAAAGCGGGAGGCGCATTCACGAGTATTAGTTCGCTGGTTGCGAATTCTCCAAGCCCTTTTTACGCTGAAACCATCACACCATGCAGTCTTGCTTCTATCCCTTATTCTTCCCTTGTATCCTTGTCGGAAAAACACCCTTATTGGAACGCCTTTGTCAGAAAGGTATATGAGCAATTGGTTCTGAAGAAGGAACGCCGAGAGGCCGAGTTCTTGCTACTGGATGCTAAGACACGTTACCAAAACTTTCTAAGCGAATTTGCGGATGAAAGCCACCTCATTCCATTGCGTCATGTGGCTATGTACCTTGGTATTACTAATGTCACGCTTTCACGTATACGCAGAGAATTGGGATTAACATAG
- a CDS encoding SgrR family transcriptional regulator: MENLKRKLDIYERLFSTYGPGTSECQISELAALLHVSERHVQTLLKKMVAAGWIDWVAQSGRNKKARLSCRIEPIEACYEIANPLADSGNVEQLLNVLSFGGRDPQKELEAYLAQSQEAIQRIAYIPFHRELERLHPFSSLRRTERFLVTQICQRLTSTHNGKLEGDLAYQWRSNSSATCWHFQVRSGVHFHDGSLLGAQDVVRCLQALVSNQYWSRLYRHITSVKATSNELIEITLSQADWHLPRLLSRAEASIFKLPFSERLIGSGTFSLDVFSSKMLRLSRNDRYSHSTAILKRVELWVYSEWAKSKSCAVNQVCLQMPDQTQSIESQKPSTFLKILNKEDGSDIGFCSDNSKISSEDTSECQALSFAALNTNGENHTVEVVPYGHYHQDFEQAFCSIIDENDAFISWLSFFCLYPFRSDCFQSDIKGIRSRTNHADALEGLEALKAKAKALGMLEELKQESFNLAVSKKIKNARVNGFGWCDLGDIWISDLPLEW, encoded by the coding sequence ATGGAAAACCTTAAACGCAAACTCGATATCTACGAACGGCTGTTTAGCACTTATGGTCCAGGAACATCGGAATGTCAGATAAGTGAACTGGCGGCGCTCTTGCACGTCAGTGAGCGGCACGTTCAAACGCTATTGAAAAAAATGGTAGCAGCAGGGTGGATCGATTGGGTTGCCCAATCTGGGCGAAACAAAAAAGCACGGTTGTCTTGCCGTATTGAGCCGATAGAAGCGTGTTATGAAATCGCGAATCCTTTGGCTGATTCCGGTAACGTAGAGCAGCTTCTTAATGTGCTGTCTTTCGGGGGCAGAGATCCTCAAAAAGAGCTGGAAGCTTACCTAGCGCAATCGCAAGAAGCTATTCAACGCATCGCTTATATCCCATTTCATCGAGAGCTAGAAAGATTACACCCGTTCAGTTCTTTACGCCGTACGGAGCGTTTTTTGGTGACTCAGATCTGCCAACGATTAACCTCTACCCATAATGGCAAGTTAGAAGGTGATCTTGCTTATCAATGGCGTAGCAATTCCAGTGCGACGTGCTGGCATTTTCAAGTTCGCAGCGGCGTGCATTTTCATGATGGAAGTTTGCTGGGTGCTCAAGACGTGGTGAGATGCTTGCAAGCTCTTGTTTCGAATCAATATTGGTCGCGTTTGTATCGACACATAACAAGTGTGAAGGCGACGTCGAACGAGCTAATAGAAATCACGCTGAGTCAGGCAGATTGGCATTTACCTCGGTTGCTTTCACGAGCGGAAGCATCAATCTTTAAACTGCCTTTCAGTGAACGTTTGATAGGGTCAGGTACTTTTTCCCTTGATGTTTTTTCCTCAAAGATGCTTAGACTCAGTCGGAATGACCGATACAGCCATAGCACTGCAATATTGAAACGTGTTGAATTGTGGGTTTACTCAGAGTGGGCGAAAAGCAAAAGCTGCGCAGTAAACCAAGTGTGCCTACAAATGCCCGATCAAACCCAATCCATTGAAAGCCAAAAGCCGTCTACATTTTTAAAAATCCTGAACAAGGAAGATGGTAGTGATATTGGATTTTGCAGCGACAACTCGAAGATAAGCAGCGAAGATACATCGGAATGCCAAGCGCTAAGTTTTGCTGCTTTAAACACGAACGGTGAAAATCACACCGTTGAAGTTGTCCCCTATGGGCACTACCACCAAGATTTCGAACAGGCTTTTTGCAGTATTATTGATGAAAACGATGCGTTTATTTCGTGGTTGTCTTTCTTTTGCTTATACCCATTTCGTTCAGATTGTTTTCAGAGTGATATCAAGGGCATTCGTTCGCGTACAAATCATGCCGATGCATTGGAAGGGTTAGAAGCACTAAAAGCCAAAGCAAAAGCACTCGGTATGTTGGAGGAATTGAAGCAAGAGTCGTTTAATTTGGCCGTTTCCAAAAAAATTAAGAATGCACGAGTGAACGGGTTTGGTTGGTGTGACTTGGGCGATATCTGGATTTCGGATCTGCCGTTAGAATGGTAG
- a CDS encoding entericidin EcnAB yields the protein MRVSFLIVAMSFVLGGCAKTWEGVKDDSSEIWKDTKETIHDATE from the coding sequence ATGAGAGTGTCTTTTTTAATTGTTGCTATGAGTTTTGTTCTCGGTGGTTGCGCAAAAACGTGGGAAGGCGTTAAAGACGATTCGTCCGAGATTTGGAAAGATACAAAAGAGACTATCCACGACGCGACTGAGTAA
- a CDS encoding extracellular solute-binding protein has translation MKLKLIATLVFATLSTEGLASDTEITLGRFFGACEQPSNVVADAIGEACIIQSIIGTFDSANNGVKVTTLPTDWGNYYDQVKASYAGGTPPDVHVMHKHRVPEFASVGILAELTDADLKQYGIDTSDWTDSARNAVSYQGKAFGVPMDFHANLWHLNKDLFEQAGLVDSNGKPMLPTTPSELLAHAKQMKEKTGKDYLAADFAQFPIGVRLVLALLWQQNSNIFDSNEVTVDTQQTRNALKTITDLFGSGYANPQLNYAESQQAFLDGKSAVLVNGTWVVDFYDQQALDTNVALTDYQIASFPKLFDQPATWADSHIWVMPASVKKDAKKYDAAMKALAWIYKHNLDWARTGHMAVRKSVLESSAYQRLPHRNEYVETADIVGDTPPSVKYGAIQDVLNREFQSVWLTGKSVDDALEDAQIDVEDLR, from the coding sequence GTGAAACTTAAATTAATAGCAACACTCGTGTTCGCTACCCTTTCAACAGAAGGGTTGGCATCGGATACAGAGATTACGTTAGGTCGATTTTTTGGTGCATGTGAGCAACCTTCTAATGTCGTTGCAGACGCTATTGGTGAAGCATGTATTATCCAATCGATTATTGGAACCTTTGACAGTGCAAACAATGGGGTGAAGGTGACGACGCTTCCTACGGACTGGGGAAATTATTACGATCAAGTAAAAGCCAGCTATGCGGGTGGTACACCACCAGATGTTCATGTTATGCACAAACATCGAGTGCCAGAGTTTGCAAGTGTTGGCATTTTAGCTGAACTCACTGACGCCGACTTAAAACAATATGGGATAGACACCAGTGATTGGACTGACAGCGCACGTAATGCGGTGAGTTATCAAGGAAAAGCATTCGGCGTACCGATGGATTTTCACGCCAACCTTTGGCACTTGAATAAAGATTTGTTTGAACAAGCTGGGTTAGTCGACAGCAATGGCAAACCAATGTTACCGACCACACCCTCCGAATTGTTGGCGCATGCCAAGCAAATGAAGGAAAAAACGGGTAAAGATTATCTGGCGGCAGATTTTGCTCAATTTCCAATCGGTGTCCGACTAGTGCTTGCTTTATTGTGGCAACAAAACAGCAATATCTTTGATTCAAATGAAGTTACGGTGGATACACAGCAAACACGAAATGCGTTGAAAACCATCACGGATCTGTTTGGTAGTGGGTACGCCAATCCCCAGCTTAATTATGCTGAATCGCAACAAGCATTTTTAGACGGAAAGTCGGCGGTGTTAGTGAATGGTACATGGGTCGTCGATTTTTATGATCAGCAAGCTTTGGACACCAACGTAGCGTTAACCGATTATCAAATCGCCAGTTTCCCCAAGCTGTTTGATCAGCCTGCTACATGGGCGGATTCACACATATGGGTAATGCCAGCCAGTGTGAAAAAGGATGCTAAAAAATACGATGCTGCGATGAAAGCACTCGCATGGATATACAAGCATAACTTGGATTGGGCACGCACTGGGCATATGGCTGTTAGGAAGTCGGTCCTAGAATCTAGTGCTTACCAACGACTCCCACATCGCAACGAATACGTCGAGACTGCCGATATAGTGGGTGACACACCGCCATCAGTGAAGTATGGAGCCATTCAAGATGTTCTTAACCGTGAATTTCAATCTGTTTGGTTGACGGGGAAGTCGGTTGATGACGCTTTGGAAGACGCGCAGATTGATGTTGAAGATTTACGTTAA